From one Bacteroides fragilis NCTC 9343 genomic stretch:
- a CDS encoding 4'-phosphopantetheinyl transferase family protein has protein sequence MALLREYKEIAYQWGIWKTEESPEELLALLPDPERYEQQLTLFSSPHRKLEWLSVRVLLYQLLGEEKTIEYAPSGKPHLADSSYFISISHTRGYVAVILSPVSEVGIDIEQYGQRVHKVAHKYMRPDELISEYQGEDTWSLLLHWSAKEVMFKCMDTSEVDFREHLRIMPFQVCEHGEFPAEEYRTEHKKKFMIRYLLHPDFVMTWQVTSAYSVNECDIMKKMQ, from the coding sequence ATGGCTTTGTTACGGGAATATAAAGAAATTGCTTATCAGTGGGGAATCTGGAAAACAGAAGAGTCCCCGGAAGAACTTTTGGCACTGTTGCCCGATCCGGAAAGATATGAGCAACAGTTGACGCTCTTTTCTTCACCTCATCGTAAATTGGAATGGCTTTCCGTACGTGTATTGCTATATCAGTTGCTGGGGGAGGAAAAGACAATTGAATATGCTCCCAGTGGCAAACCCCATTTGGCGGATTCTTCTTATTTCATCAGCATTTCTCACACTCGCGGCTATGTCGCAGTTATACTGAGTCCCGTGTCCGAAGTGGGAATCGATATCGAGCAATACGGGCAGCGGGTGCACAAGGTCGCTCATAAATATATGCGTCCGGACGAGTTGATTTCTGAATATCAGGGAGAAGATACCTGGTCTTTACTTTTACATTGGTCAGCAAAAGAAGTGATGTTTAAGTGTATGGATACTTCAGAGGTCGATTTTAGGGAGCATCTTCGCATCATGCCGTTCCAGGTATGTGAACACGGGGAGTTTCCGGCGGAAGAATACCGTACGGAACATAAGAAGAAGTTCATGATCCGCTATTTGCTGCATCCGGACTTTGTGATGACGTGGCAAGTGACATCTGCGTA